In Amphiprion ocellaris isolate individual 3 ecotype Okinawa chromosome 3, ASM2253959v1, whole genome shotgun sequence, one genomic interval encodes:
- the il34 gene encoding interleukin-34 isoform X1, with protein sequence MIQLSTSVCLLGGLFLIAPVLMAPTLANMCRPLKTLNDSLSHRRRYMKHNFPINYTIRVHHKEIFKLSNISKMRLNVEELDDLVLQRLWFQVNQGVLKKIIRVMPERHPSRPYTAELERRFRDAEGVFVESHPAEVFQQELPDTIQDIWDGLTEEPDRVPDSSWRFASPKSLLDNFCHTMFCLFSECFASTEAPQDYCDVSHWRKGRKKDLQPES encoded by the exons GCCTGTTTCTGATAGCTCCTGTTCTGATGGCTCCAACGCTGGCCAACATGTGCAGACCCCTGAAGACGCTCAACGACAGCCTCAGCCACCGGCGACGGTACATG AAGCACAACTTCCCCATCAACTACACCATCAGGGTTCACCACAAGGAAATCTTTAAACTGTCAAATATCAGCAAAATG AGGTTAAATGTAGAGGAGTTGGATGACCTGGTTCTCCAGAGGCTGTGGTTTCAAGTCAACCAAGGCGTGTTAAAAAAG ATCATCCGGGTTATGCCAGAGAGACATCCTTCACGTCCATACACCGCCGAGTTGGAAAGACGCTTCAGGGATGCTGAGGGAGTCTTTGTGGAGTCCCATCCTGCTGAG GTGTTCCAGCAGGAGCTTCCAGACACAATCCAGGACATTTGGGATGGTTTGACAGAGGAGCCTGACAGGGTGCCAGACTCCAGCTGGCGGTTTGCATCCCCAAAATCCCTCTTGGACAACTTCTGCCACACCATGTTCTGCCTCTTCAGCGAGTGCTTCGCCAGCACAGAAGCTCCGCAGGACT ATTGTGACGTTTCCCATTGGAGGAAGGGTAGGAAGAAAGACTTACAGCCCGAAAGCTGA
- the il34 gene encoding interleukin-34 isoform X2, which translates to MIQLSTSVCLLGGLFLIAPVLMAPTLANMCRPLKTLNDSLSHRRRYMKHNFPINYTIRVHHKEIFKLSNISKMRLNVEELDDLVLQRLWFQVNQGVLKKIIRVMPERHPSRPYTAELERRFRDAEGVFVESHPAEVFQQELPDTIQDIWDGLTEEPDRVPDSSWRFASPKSLLDNFCHTMFCLFSECFASTEAPQDCVAMCPPSLVEDYDDVQ; encoded by the exons GCCTGTTTCTGATAGCTCCTGTTCTGATGGCTCCAACGCTGGCCAACATGTGCAGACCCCTGAAGACGCTCAACGACAGCCTCAGCCACCGGCGACGGTACATG AAGCACAACTTCCCCATCAACTACACCATCAGGGTTCACCACAAGGAAATCTTTAAACTGTCAAATATCAGCAAAATG AGGTTAAATGTAGAGGAGTTGGATGACCTGGTTCTCCAGAGGCTGTGGTTTCAAGTCAACCAAGGCGTGTTAAAAAAG ATCATCCGGGTTATGCCAGAGAGACATCCTTCACGTCCATACACCGCCGAGTTGGAAAGACGCTTCAGGGATGCTGAGGGAGTCTTTGTGGAGTCCCATCCTGCTGAG GTGTTCCAGCAGGAGCTTCCAGACACAATCCAGGACATTTGGGATGGTTTGACAGAGGAGCCTGACAGGGTGCCAGACTCCAGCTGGCGGTTTGCATCCCCAAAATCCCTCTTGGACAACTTCTGCCACACCATGTTCTGCCTCTTCAGCGAGTGCTTCGCCAGCACAGAAGCTCCGCAGGACT GTGTAGCAATGTGTCCGCCTAGCCTTGTGGAAGACTACGATGATGTGCAATGA
- the lonp2 gene encoding lon protease homolog 2, peroxisomal, with translation MTSAGGIQIPSRLPLLLTHEGVLLPGSTVRFSVGSPRNMQLVSQRLLKGTSLKSTIIGVIPNTRDPEHDTDDLPTLHKIGTAGIAVQVVGSNWPKPHYTLLITGLCRFSVSSLLKERPFVLAEVEQLDKLEQYTTPATSGASAEDGELGELSQKFYQAAVQVCVSDRYR, from the exons ATGACCTCCGCCGGTGGAATCCAGATACCGAGCCgtctgccgctgctgctgaccCACGAAGGGGTGCTCCTGCCGGGCTCCACGGTCCGCTTCAGCGTGGGCTCTCCGCGGAACATGCAGCTGGTGAGCCAGCGGCTGCTGAAGGGAACGTCGCTGAAAAGCACCATCATCGGGGTGATTCCTAACACCAGAGACCCGGAGCACGACACCGACGACCTCCCCACGTTACACAA AATTGGTACAGCTGGCATTGCCGTGCAGGTGGTGGGCAGTAACTGGCCGAAGCCTCACTACACCCTCCTCATCACCGGACTCTGTCGCTTCAGTGTTTCAAGTCTGCTAAAGGAGCGGCCGTTTGTCCTGGCAGAG GTGGAGCAGTTGGATAAACTGGAGCAGTACACAACCCCAGCAACGAGTGGCGCCTCAGCAGAAGATGGAGAGCTGGGGGAGCTGTCCCAGAAGTTCTACCAGGCTGccgtacaggtgtgtgtgtcagacagGTACAggtag